AACAAAATTTTAAAAAACAGGTTAAGGGATTTTTGGATACAAAAAAAGAAGAGTTAGTTGGGGGCCTTACAAATCTTACATTAGAAGTTTGTTCAAAAGGGCAATCTGAAGAGCAAGTAGTTCAAGGTGTTGCTGAAGATTCAAAATTAAAAGAGATTGAAAAGCAAATAAAAGAATTAAAGGAAAAGATAGAAAAATCGGATGGAAAAACTTCTCTTAAAACATATGCTGATTATGAAAAAAAAGTAAAAGGATTAGCTGAAAAATTAGACAAATTAAAAATTAAAGAAGAAGAAATTAAAAATGGATTAAAGGGGCTTAAAGAGAACTTAAAAAAGAAAAAAGATGAAAGGGAAAAAGCTTTAGAGGAAGCTAAAGATAAGCTTAAAAATTTTAAAAATCAAGTTGGTTCTGCTGGTGGACAAACTTATGGTCATCAAGTTCAAAATCGGGGGGGTATTGGCTTACAAGCTTGGAATTGTGTTAATAAATTGGGTTTAAATGGAAATTATTCTCGTGATACTAGCAATAGCGATCAATTGGCAAATAAAGTTATAGAGGATGCACTTACAAAGATTGAGGAAGAGCTTAGGGAGATTGTAGAAAAGAACAAAGAATAAAGAAATGCTTTTAAAAAGCATAAATTATGAAAAACAAGACTAGTTATTAGTCTTGTTTTTTTATTTGTATTAATATTGCTAAAACCTTTTGAAAAAAAATTTAATATCGCCAAATACTTTATCATTATTATGTAAATTACAGAGTAAAATAATAATAAAAATATTACAAATATTGTTTTTTTGAATCATTTTAAATCCCTTTTTGAAAGGTATTTTTTGATATGTTGATAATATCAAGCAAAACTCCAACTAATAAAATGCCACCTGTAAATAGGTATAATAAACCGGTTCTGGTTTTACTTACATAAAATCTATAAGCTCCCAAAAACCTTAGAAGCAGGCACAATAAAAATATTGTTGTTTTGTTGTAAGATTCTTGAGCATGTTTATTTTTAACCCCATACGCAATATAAATTTCAGCATCTTTTTTAATTGCCTTGCTACATGAGTGGCAATATATTTCATCAAAAGCTTTTGAGATAATTTTACACTCCTTTTGAAAATACAGCATACTTATCTAAAGGCATTCAAGATTGTCAAATTGTATTTTTATGTATTTAAATTTAATAAATATTCTAAATATAGATTGTAGCTATAGGCATAGAGAAGTTGATAGTTTGTGTTAATAATTTGTTAAATTACTTGATTATTTAGAGTAATAATTTGGTATTTTTTTACTTTAGGAAAGCAATTTTGAAAAGAATTAAAAGATCTTTTGGTGATTATATTGCATATTTTAGAAAAGGATCGTTAGATGATGGAGAAATAGCAGCTAGATTGGGAGCTTCTAGAGCGAATCTGTGGAGAATGAGGCG
The window above is part of the Borrelia maritima genome. Proteins encoded here:
- a CDS encoding ErpL protein, with protein sequence MDTKKEELVGGLTNLTLEVCSKGQSEEQVVQGVAEDSKLKEIEKQIKELKEKIEKSDGKTSLKTYADYEKKVKGLAEKLDKLKIKEEEIKNGLKGLKENLKKKKDEREKALEEAKDKLKNFKNQVGSAGGQTYGHQVQNRGGIGLQAWNCVNKLGLNGNYSRDTSNSDQLANKVIEDALTKIEEELREIVEKNKE
- a CDS encoding TM2 domain-containing protein, producing MLYFQKECKIISKAFDEIYCHSCSKAIKKDAEIYIAYGVKNKHAQESYNKTTIFLLCLLLRFLGAYRFYVSKTRTGLLYLFTGGILLVGVLLDIINISKNTFQKGI